A window of Natronobacterium texcoconense genomic DNA:
CGCCGGCAAGACGGTCGTCGAGGCCGACCAGTACGACTCGCTGACCTTCGCAGGGATCTTCCGGGGCGACGAGATGATCGTCGCAACCGGTGACACCGTCCTCGAGTCGGGCGATCGAGTCGTCGTCATCGGGAGTGCCGACTCCGTCTCGGACTTCGCCGCCGACGTCGTCGCACCCACTAGCGACAACGGTGACGAGGTCGTCATCGTCGGTGCGAGCGAGATCGGGTTCCAGGCGGCCCGCGAGTTCGAGGAACACGGCTACCGGCCACGGCTGATCGAGCAGGACCACGACCGCGCCCGCGAGGTCGCCGAAGCGTTACCGGACACGCTGGTGATGGAAAGCGACGCGACCGACACCGAATTCCTCGCCAGAGAGCACGTCGACGAGGCCGACCTCGTCATCTCGGCGCTCGACGGCGACGAGAAGAACCTGCTCGTCTCCCTGCTCTCGCGTCGTCTCGGCGTCGACCGGACAGTCGCCGTTATCGAGAACTTAGAGTACGCGGAGCTGTTCGAGACCGTCGGGATCGACGTCGCGATCAACCCGCGCGAGGAGACGGCCGAGGAAATCGTCCGCTTTACGCGTGCCGGCCAAACCGAGAAGGTCGCGATGCTGGAACACGATCGTGCGGAAGTAATCGAGTTCGAGGTGAGTCGCGACAGCGTTCTGGCCAAGCGGACGATCGTCGACGCGACGACGTCGCTTCCGGACGGCGTCGTCATCGGAGCGATCTCTCGTGGCGGCGAACTCGTCACTCCGCGTGGGGAGACAGTCATCAAACCCGGCGATCACGTCGTGATTTTCGTCGACGCAGCCGTCCTCGAGGAAGTCTTCGAACTGGTGTGACCTCCTCCTCGCCGTAAACGGAGAGGGATCGAAGATCCCTCAGGCAGTCGGGCTATGCCCGACGACGGCGAGGCTTCCCACGGCACCGCACCGCTGAGTTGGGATATTTGCTGGTTTACGACCCGTCGGCATGACGGGCCGATGGCGGGGCCACACCGCCGTTACTCCTATCCCGGCATGGGACTCGGAGTTATCTTGTTGGCCGAGACACCACAGCGGTTCGAGATGGGTGTCTCG
This region includes:
- the trkA gene encoding Trk system potassium transporter TrkA yields the protein MRVVIVGAGEVGRAIARNLEDAHDVVVVDRDREVVEELTYSLDVLSIRGDGTELRALEQADVEQADLVIACTDDDEVNVVICGAAKTVSDAFTIARVRRRTLLETWEGSEGAFGVDFMVCTDLLTARAIFRISGLPATQDVDTFVGGLVRMAEFEIDDDSPVAGKTVVEADQYDSLTFAGIFRGDEMIVATGDTVLESGDRVVVIGSADSVSDFAADVVAPTSDNGDEVVIVGASEIGFQAAREFEEHGYRPRLIEQDHDRAREVAEALPDTLVMESDATDTEFLAREHVDEADLVISALDGDEKNLLVSLLSRRLGVDRTVAVIENLEYAELFETVGIDVAINPREETAEEIVRFTRAGQTEKVAMLEHDRAEVIEFEVSRDSVLAKRTIVDATTSLPDGVVIGAISRGGELVTPRGETVIKPGDHVVIFVDAAVLEEVFELV